The proteins below come from a single Polynucleobacter necessarius genomic window:
- a CDS encoding HD-GYP domain-containing protein codes for MPLHDIGKVGIPDSILKQQGSLTEDEWHVMKTHAVLGEQVLKATLIGDIKHTSVLEDAIGIAGCHHENWDGSAYPRGLRGLDIPLPARIMSLADTYDTLISERVYKDAWTHQMACEEIQRLKGIRFDPAVVEAFLMDQDKFIEISQAYRDAA; via the coding sequence GTGCCATTACACGATATTGGCAAGGTTGGCATTCCCGATTCAATTCTCAAACAGCAGGGATCTCTGACTGAGGATGAGTGGCATGTAATGAAGACTCATGCTGTTTTGGGTGAACAGGTATTAAAGGCAACCCTAATTGGGGATATTAAGCACACCTCTGTTCTGGAGGATGCGATCGGTATAGCGGGCTGCCATCATGAAAACTGGGATGGCAGTGCTTATCCTCGAGGCTTGCGGGGGCTTGATATTCCTTTGCCAGCGAGAATTATGTCTCTGGCGGATACCTATGACACCTTAATTAGTGAGCGTGTTTACAAAGATGCATGGACACACCAAATGGCCTGCGAAGAAATTCAACGTCTTAAGGGCATTCGTTTTGATCCTGCGGTGGTAGAGGCCTTTCTAATGGATCAAGACAAATTTATTGAGATTTCCCAAGCTTATAGAGATGCCGCATGA
- the gnd gene encoding phosphogluconate dehydrogenase (NAD(+)-dependent, decarboxylating) yields the protein MKIAIIGLGKMGLNMATRLSLSGISVAGFDIASPSPENLPHKNFEIANSLTEAVESLPSPRIVWLMLPSGFQTEDVILELSSILSAGDIILDGANSYYKDTQRRGLELINKGFNFIDVGVSGGIWGLNDGYCLMVGGESEIALKLSPIFNALSTNGSDGWSHLGPLGAGHFAKMIHNGIEYGMMQAFAEGLELTQSKRQFAIDTGKLVELWRHGSVVRSWLLDMLSKGIHSNLNLDEVLPYVPDSGEGRWFAIEAIEQGIPTPVISQALNARFQSQNNFNFGFRILSIMRNAFGGHKIHKK from the coding sequence ATGAAGATTGCCATTATTGGTTTGGGGAAAATGGGGCTTAATATGGCTACTAGACTATCCCTTTCCGGAATTTCAGTAGCTGGTTTCGATATAGCTTCACCATCCCCTGAGAATTTGCCACATAAAAACTTCGAAATTGCTAATTCGCTTACAGAGGCAGTTGAGTCGCTACCATCGCCTAGGATTGTTTGGCTAATGCTTCCAAGTGGTTTTCAGACTGAGGATGTAATTCTTGAATTGTCATCAATCTTATCTGCCGGTGACATTATTTTGGATGGCGCAAATTCATATTACAAGGATACCCAAAGAAGAGGTCTGGAATTAATTAATAAGGGTTTTAACTTCATTGATGTCGGTGTATCAGGGGGTATTTGGGGTTTGAATGATGGCTATTGCCTTATGGTTGGTGGTGAATCCGAAATAGCCCTAAAGCTCAGTCCGATATTCAATGCCCTTTCAACAAATGGCTCGGATGGTTGGAGTCATTTGGGGCCATTGGGGGCTGGTCATTTTGCAAAAATGATTCATAACGGTATTGAATATGGAATGATGCAGGCTTTTGCTGAGGGCCTGGAATTGACTCAATCAAAGAGACAATTTGCAATAGATACAGGAAAGTTGGTTGAGTTATGGCGCCATGGTTCTGTGGTGCGCTCATGGTTGCTAGACATGCTCTCTAAAGGAATTCACTCAAATCTTAACTTAGATGAGGTTTTGCCATATGTGCCTGACTCTGGTGAGGGCAGGTGGTTTGCAATTGAAGCAATAGAGCAAGGCATACCAACACCCGTGATTTCGCAGGCCCTTAATGCACGTTTCCAGAGTCAAAATAACTTTAATTTTGGATTCAGGATCTTATCCATTATGAGAAATGCATTTGGTGGGCATAAAATTCATAAAAAATGA
- a CDS encoding diguanylate cyclase domain-containing protein, with translation MIILPELSADGHALNVAQKILKSLQTPFHIDGILIHTSGSIGIAIYPDHGVNETELTNNADMAMYGAKSSGKNAVRVYSHQTTESITRDLI, from the coding sequence GTGATTATCTTGCCTGAGCTCAGCGCGGATGGACATGCTTTGAATGTGGCTCAAAAGATACTGAAATCTTTGCAAACTCCATTTCATATTGACGGTATATTGATTCATACCAGCGGCAGTATTGGTATAGCAATTTATCCTGATCATGGAGTTAACGAGACGGAATTGACGAATAATGCCGATATGGCAATGTATGGCGCGAAATCTTCTGGAAAGAATGCAGTGCGCGTCTACAGTCATCAAACTACGGAATCTATTACGAGAGACCTAATCTAA
- a CDS encoding gluconokinase encodes MIYLVMGVSGCGKTTTGLNLASRLDAIFLDADSFHSESNLSKMAKGIPLTDEDREPWLAKLNSKLIKATMNSKNIVLACSALKDSYRKSLLSNIESYLIIYLKADISLLERRQSERKNHFFNPKLLFSQIAILEEPKENFIELDASKSTQDIVEEIFCKLV; translated from the coding sequence ATGATTTATTTAGTGATGGGTGTGAGTGGCTGTGGAAAAACAACTACTGGGCTAAATTTGGCTTCTCGACTTGATGCCATTTTTTTAGATGCCGATAGCTTTCACTCTGAATCTAATCTTTCCAAGATGGCGAAAGGAATTCCCTTAACAGATGAGGATAGAGAGCCATGGTTAGCGAAATTAAATTCTAAATTAATTAAAGCCACCATGAACAGCAAAAATATTGTTTTAGCATGTTCAGCTTTAAAAGATTCTTATAGAAAATCGTTGCTCAGCAATATTGAGAGTTACCTAATAATCTATCTCAAGGCTGATATTTCCTTACTTGAGCGAAGACAGTCCGAGAGGAAAAATCATTTTTTTAATCCAAAACTATTATTCTCCCAAATAGCAATATTGGAGGAGCCAAAAGAAAATTTTATTGAATTGGATGCCAGCAAATCCACCCAAGATATTGTTGAGGAAATTTTTTGCAAGCTAGTATAA
- a CDS encoding bifunctional hydroxymethylpyrimidine kinase/phosphomethylpyrimidine kinase, whose protein sequence is MQSLLPTSIEIPKVLTIAGSDSGGAAGVQADLEVITALGGYGMSVITAITAQNTLGVSRIQDVAVEVVEAQIDAVLTDIGADIVKIGMLASPEIVKTVAHSLRKHGIKRIVLDPVLSMCNFWRKFWW, encoded by the coding sequence ATGCAATCACTACTTCCCACTTCCATAGAGATCCCTAAAGTACTGACCATTGCTGGCTCTGACAGTGGTGGAGCGGCAGGGGTTCAGGCCGATCTCGAGGTGATCACCGCACTGGGCGGCTATGGCATGTCTGTCATCACGGCGATTACTGCTCAAAATACCCTCGGGGTGTCGCGTATTCAGGATGTTGCTGTAGAGGTGGTTGAGGCACAAATCGATGCCGTATTGACAGACATTGGCGCAGATATTGTCAAGATTGGCATGTTGGCGAGCCCAGAAATTGTGAAAACGGTCGCACACAGCCTGCGTAAGCATGGCATCAAACGGATTGTTCTGGATCCTGTGCTATCTATGTGCAACTTCTGGCGCA
- a CDS encoding SMP-30/gluconolactonase/LRE family protein: MSLNLALNSNCLLGESPVWSPVDQSIYFIDTKKMSINRFCISNSLFETIPTPSEIGCIVLKRGGGIVAAMQSGLAFVDFTVKEYAFFCTIDSDILTNRPNDGKCDGAGRLWVASMDNKEVSSSGRLWKVSPTTAPEIVDSNFVIGNGIDWSPDSKKMYFTDSVNRAIYIYDFDLGSGTIGNKEMFVKIPEDDGFPDGLVVDGQGFVWSAHWDGWRVTRYALDGSIDKVVNLPVPRPTSLAFGGANLSSLFITSASYGLSSAELMNAPLSGGLFVYDSTVSGRLSNQYIAEIS; encoded by the coding sequence ATGTCCTTAAATTTAGCCCTCAATTCAAATTGTCTGCTTGGTGAGTCTCCCGTTTGGAGTCCGGTTGATCAATCTATTTATTTTATTGACACTAAAAAAATGTCCATTAATAGGTTTTGTATTTCGAATAGTCTTTTTGAGACTATTCCCACCCCATCAGAGATTGGATGCATTGTTTTAAAGCGGGGTGGAGGTATCGTTGCGGCTATGCAAAGTGGACTTGCATTTGTAGATTTCACCGTTAAAGAATATGCATTCTTTTGCACTATCGATAGCGATATTCTCACAAACAGGCCAAATGATGGTAAATGTGATGGCGCTGGTAGACTTTGGGTTGCCTCCATGGACAATAAAGAAGTCAGCTCATCAGGGCGGCTTTGGAAGGTATCCCCAACTACTGCACCAGAAATAGTGGATTCAAATTTTGTAATTGGAAATGGAATTGATTGGAGTCCTGATTCCAAAAAAATGTATTTTACTGATAGTGTCAATAGAGCTATTTATATCTATGATTTTGATTTGGGAAGTGGAACTATCGGCAACAAAGAAATGTTTGTAAAAATTCCTGAGGATGATGGATTTCCAGACGGTTTAGTTGTAGACGGCCAGGGATTTGTCTGGAGCGCACATTGGGATGGATGGCGAGTAACTAGATATGCGCTAGATGGGTCTATCGATAAGGTGGTTAATTTACCTGTACCAAGGCCAACTTCTTTGGCTTTTGGAGGGGCAAATCTTTCAAGTCTCTTTATCACCTCTGCTAGCTACGGTTTATCTTCTGCCGAGCTAATGAATGCACCATTGTCCGGGGGGTTATTTGTCTATGATTCAACTGTCTCTGGCCGTCTCAGCAATCAATATATAGCTGAAATTTCATGA